From one Lycium ferocissimum isolate CSIRO_LF1 chromosome 5, AGI_CSIRO_Lferr_CH_V1, whole genome shotgun sequence genomic stretch:
- the LOC132058130 gene encoding pathogen-associated molecular patterns-induced protein A70-like, with amino-acid sequence MSSSSLKPHYHTTKVEEADKKSERPTEHFTRENTIKRPSSVVKRSLESPNSTAMRKPPVSENKAAPPKKLERKQSEDINESAENFINKFKQQLLLQRLESIENYEEMLKRGT; translated from the coding sequence ATGAGTAGTAGCTCCTTGAAGCCTCACTACCACACAACCAAAGTGGAAGAAGCTGATAAAAAATCAGAAAGGCCAACGGAGCATTTCACCAGAGAGAATACTATTAAGAGACCTAGTTCAGTGGTGAAGAGATCGTTGGAATCACCTAATTCTACGGCTATGAGGAAGCCTCCAGTGTCGGAGAATAAGGCGGCGCCACCAAAGAAGCTGGAAAGGAAGCAATCAGAAGACATAAATGAAAGTGCGGAGAATTTCATAAATAAGTTTAAGCAACAGCTGCTTCTACAGAGGCTTGAGTCCATTGAGAACTATGAAGAAATGCTTAAGAGAGGAACATAG